The sequence CGGCATCACGCGCAATACCGAACATGTGTTCAGCCTGCAGGTGCCACGCGATATCGTCGTCACTTTGTCCGCTCGCGAACATACAAGCTATCAGTGGCTGCCGTATCATCAGGCCGCTGATTTATGCTTCTCACCGTCGAATGCCGAGGCCATCCTGCAATTGCCTGCACGGCTGCGTTTGCCGGAGTCTCCAGGACCCACATGAAAATCCGTATTGCCACTTACAACATCCACAAGGGTGTGTCGTCGTTTGGCAGCAAGCCGCGCATCGTCGCACTCAAGCAGGCACTGGCGACGATGCAAGCCAATGTCTATTTTTTGCAGGAAGTACAGGGTCGCCATGATGTGATGGCAGCGCGCCACGCGTCATCCTGGCCGGGGCAGGCCCAGCATGATTTCCTTGCCGGTGACTCGCATCAGGCGGTCTACGGGATGAACGCCGTCTACGATCATGGCCACCATGGCAATGCTCTGCTGAGCAACCTGCCGATCGCGTCATCGCGCAATCAGGATGTCTCGGACCACAAGTACGAATCGCGCGGCATCCTGCATTGCGTGATCCATCTCGACGACCTGCCGGTACACTGCTACGTGGTCCATCTCGGCCTGTTCGCCGGTGGCCGCCGTCGCCAGGCCGAAGCACTGATCGAAGCGGTACTGGACTCGGCACCACCTGGGGCACCGGTGATTATTGCCGGTGATTTCAATGACTGGGGTAACCATCTCAGCGAAGCGCTGCGTAGCCGTCTTGGCGTTACCGAGGTATTCGACGAGCGCGTGCCCAGCGTCGGTATGGGCAGTTTCCTGCGTCGCCTGCGCGGCCCCGGTGCGAAGATTCAGCATGCCCGGACTTTTCCGGCGATGCTGCCATTCCTGCAACTGGACCGGATCTACGTGCGCGGTTTTGCGATCGATTCGGCCGAAGTACTGCATGGTGCCTTGTGGGCGCGCTTGTCCGATCACGCGCCCATCGTCGCGACGTTGCAGCTGAAATGATGGCGGCGGACTGCGCATGCGCCCGGTAAATCTGGTGGCTGGTAATGCGCTGCGGCTGCTGGAATGCGGCGCAGAATTCTTTCCGGCGCTGATTGCCGCCTTCGATAGCGCCACCGTTGAAATCCACCTCGAAACCTACATTTTTGCCGATGACCAAACCGGACTGAAGGTCAAGGCGGCGCTGATACGCGCTGCGCAGCGCGGTGTCGTGGTCTACGTGATTACCGACTGGATCGGTACGGGCCGGCTGCAGTCGATCCAGCTTGACCGTGAATTGCAGGCCGGTGGCGTGCACCACCGCAGCTTCAATCCGTGGTTCCGTCGCGGCCTGGCGCGCACGCACCGCAAGTTGTGTGTGGTCGATCGTGATCTGGCATTCATCGGTGGTCTCAACATCAACGACGACATGATCTCGGACGACGATGCACACACCGCGCTGCCCGAGCCGCGCTGGGATTTCGCCGTCGAAATTCACGGGCCGCTGGTCCGGCTGATTCATCTGGAGGCGGAAGCGCAATGGCTGCGGCTGGGCAGCCTGAAGCTGCGCGCGCGCTGGGAACTGTTCCGCGAGACCCGCGCCGCGCGGGCTTCGGGCACTGGCAACGGCGCGCTGGCCGGACTGGTGATCCGCGACAATTTGCGCAACCGGCGCACCATCCAGCGTGTCACGGTGCAGGCGCTACGCAGCGCGCGCCGCAGTGCAATCCTGGCGACACCGTACTTTGCACCCGGTCGCAAATTGCGCGAAGCGCTGGCACAAGCGGCGGCGCGCGGCATCGACGTGACCTTGCTGATCGGGGTGGGCCAGTTCCGCATGCAGGATGCGGTAGCCCATTCGTTCTATCCGAAGCTCTTGCAATGCGGTGTCAAGGTGGTGGAGTTCCGGCGCACGCAATTGCATGCCAAGGTGGCGGTCGTCGATGACGACTGGGCTACCGTCG comes from Actimicrobium sp. CCC2.4 and encodes:
- a CDS encoding endonuclease/exonuclease/phosphatase family protein translates to MKIRIATYNIHKGVSSFGSKPRIVALKQALATMQANVYFLQEVQGRHDVMAARHASSWPGQAQHDFLAGDSHQAVYGMNAVYDHGHHGNALLSNLPIASSRNQDVSDHKYESRGILHCVIHLDDLPVHCYVVHLGLFAGGRRRQAEALIEAVLDSAPPGAPVIIAGDFNDWGNHLSEALRSRLGVTEVFDERVPSVGMGSFLRRLRGPGAKIQHARTFPAMLPFLQLDRIYVRGFAIDSAEVLHGALWARLSDHAPIVATLQLK
- a CDS encoding phospholipase D-like domain-containing protein, translated to MRPVNLVAGNALRLLECGAEFFPALIAAFDSATVEIHLETYIFADDQTGLKVKAALIRAAQRGVVVYVITDWIGTGRLQSIQLDRELQAGGVHHRSFNPWFRRGLARTHRKLCVVDRDLAFIGGLNINDDMISDDDAHTALPEPRWDFAVEIHGPLVRLIHLEAEAQWLRLGSLKLRARWELFRETRAARASGTGNGALAGLVIRDNLRNRRTIQRVTVQALRSARRSAILATPYFAPGRKLREALAQAAARGIDVTLLIGVGQFRMQDAVAHSFYPKLLQCGVKVVEFRRTQLHAKVAVVDDDWATVGSSNYDGLSLFLNQEANIVIRDVPFTQRLRGHIEHAVSDGTTIAAEDFAHIGRLERAWYGAAYFCYRGLLRIATLGRYS